A single region of the Halorussus salinus genome encodes:
- a CDS encoding YeiH family protein → MAPKAPNRSALLDSLGDLLPGLALLVALALVARGLAAFVPVPALLLAVLVGGLLANTVGVPDRFESGVGTYNFWLEVGIVLMGVRVSLDALVEAGPTLLVTVVGVVGFTLVVAELLARGFDLQRRLGSLVAAGASVCGVSAVVAVAGAIRADEEHVAYATSTILVFDALTLFTYPAVGHALGLADRVFGVWAGLTMFSTGPVTAAGFAYSEVAGQWATVAKLTRNVLLGGLVVAYSVVYAGSGSGDESAVGSGSDDESAVGSPSGDGSASAVSFLRSLWDGFPTFVLGFLALVVLASAGVFTDPQLARIEEAYRAAFLVAFAGLGTSVALGDLRETGVRPLAVLALTLAVVSAVVLVVVRVVF, encoded by the coding sequence ATGGCCCCGAAAGCCCCGAATCGCTCGGCCCTGCTGGATTCGCTCGGCGACCTGCTCCCCGGTCTCGCGCTCCTCGTCGCGCTCGCGCTCGTCGCCCGCGGTCTCGCCGCGTTCGTCCCGGTTCCCGCGCTCCTGCTCGCCGTGCTGGTCGGCGGACTCCTCGCCAACACCGTCGGCGTCCCCGACCGCTTCGAGTCGGGCGTCGGGACCTACAATTTCTGGCTGGAGGTCGGTATCGTCCTGATGGGCGTCCGGGTCTCGCTCGACGCGCTGGTCGAAGCGGGGCCGACTCTGCTCGTCACGGTCGTCGGCGTGGTCGGGTTCACACTCGTCGTCGCGGAACTCCTCGCACGCGGGTTCGACCTCCAGCGTCGCCTCGGGTCGCTGGTCGCGGCGGGCGCGAGCGTCTGCGGCGTCTCGGCGGTCGTCGCGGTCGCGGGAGCGATTCGGGCCGACGAGGAACACGTCGCCTACGCGACCAGCACGATACTGGTCTTCGACGCGCTCACGCTCTTTACCTACCCCGCGGTCGGCCACGCGCTCGGACTGGCCGACCGGGTGTTCGGCGTCTGGGCGGGACTGACGATGTTCAGCACCGGCCCCGTGACGGCCGCCGGGTTCGCCTACTCGGAGGTCGCCGGACAGTGGGCGACCGTGGCGAAGTTGACCCGCAACGTCCTGCTGGGCGGACTGGTCGTGGCGTACTCAGTGGTCTACGCCGGGTCGGGTTCGGGCGACGAATCGGCCGTCGGGTCGGGTTCGGACGACGAATCGGCCGTCGGGTCGCCGTCGGGCGACGGTTCCGCGTCGGCGGTGTCGTTCCTCCGGAGCCTCTGGGACGGCTTCCCGACGTTCGTCCTCGGGTTCCTCGCGCTGGTCGTGCTGGCCAGCGCGGGCGTCTTCACCGACCCGCAACTCGCCCGCATCGAGGAGGCCTATCGCGCGGCGTTCCTCGTCGCCTTCGCGGGCCTCGGCACGAGCGTCGCGCTCGGCGACCTGCGCGAGACCGGGGTTCGCCCGCTGGCGGTCCTCGCGCTCACGCTCGCGGTCGTGAGCGCGGTCGTGCTGGTCGTCGTCCGAGTCGTCTTCTGA
- a CDS encoding thiolase domain-containing protein produces the protein MRDAYLVGAAQTDFGSFPDESYRSLFTSAFEAARESVPAGMDPEEVDEAVVGTLGVGGRQLGLSGPAVTEHVGLHGIPTTRVENACAASGYAVRQAVQAVRSGMADVVLAGGVEIMTDASGDATKYWLGVSGETEWERLSGTTFAGVYAQMADAHMAEYGTTTEQLSHVAVKNHRNGAKNPHAQLGFECSLEDAETAQTVADPLTLYHCCPTTDGAAVALIASEEVVGEYTDDPIRVAGVGAASDAVGLFQRDSYTGIEASRRAAETAYDRAGVSPDDLDFAEVHDCFSIAEILAYEDLGFCAPGEGGQLVESGTTALDGELPVNSSGGLKSKGHPIGATGAGQVAEAFKQLSGDAGNRQVEGATRGLTHNVGGSGGAAVVHVLEKEREVEA, from the coding sequence ATGCGAGACGCCTACCTCGTCGGCGCGGCCCAGACCGACTTCGGGTCGTTCCCCGACGAAAGCTACCGGTCGCTATTCACCAGCGCGTTCGAGGCGGCCCGCGAGTCGGTGCCCGCGGGGATGGACCCCGAGGAGGTAGACGAGGCGGTCGTCGGCACCCTCGGCGTCGGCGGTCGCCAGTTGGGACTCTCCGGCCCGGCCGTGACCGAACACGTCGGCCTCCACGGCATCCCGACCACGCGCGTCGAGAACGCCTGCGCCGCGTCGGGCTACGCCGTCCGGCAGGCCGTCCAAGCGGTCCGCTCGGGGATGGCCGACGTGGTGCTTGCTGGCGGCGTCGAAATCATGACCGACGCGTCCGGCGACGCGACGAAGTACTGGCTCGGCGTCTCGGGCGAGACCGAGTGGGAACGCCTCTCGGGGACCACCTTCGCGGGCGTCTACGCCCAGATGGCCGACGCCCACATGGCCGAGTACGGCACCACCACCGAACAACTCTCGCACGTCGCGGTGAAGAACCACCGCAACGGCGCGAAGAATCCTCACGCACAACTGGGCTTCGAGTGTTCGCTCGAAGACGCCGAGACCGCCCAGACCGTCGCCGACCCGCTGACGCTCTATCACTGCTGTCCGACGACCGACGGGGCCGCCGTCGCACTGATAGCGAGCGAGGAGGTCGTCGGCGAGTACACCGACGACCCGATTCGCGTCGCGGGCGTCGGCGCGGCGAGCGACGCGGTGGGCCTGTTCCAGCGCGACAGCTACACCGGCATCGAAGCCTCCCGGCGCGCCGCGGAGACGGCCTACGACCGCGCCGGGGTCTCGCCCGACGACCTCGACTTCGCGGAGGTCCACGATTGTTTCTCCATCGCCGAGATTCTGGCCTACGAGGACTTGGGCTTCTGTGCCCCCGGCGAGGGCGGCCAGTTGGTCGAGTCCGGGACGACCGCGCTCGACGGCGAGTTGCCGGTGAACTCCTCCGGGGGGCTGAAGTCGAAGGGCCACCCAATCGGCGCGACCGGTGCGGGACAGGTCGCCGAAGCCTTCAAGCAACTCTCGGGCGACGCCGGAAATCGGCAGGTCGAGGGCGCGACCCGCGGCCTGACGCACAACGTCGGCGGGAGCGGCGGGGCCGCCGTGGTTCACGTACTCGAAAAAGAACGGGAGGTCGAGGCATGA
- a CDS encoding zinc ribbon domain-containing protein translates to MSDRESTPPEEQPAIEAVGAYAPRFRVSAEEFEAAWGQFHAAGVQSKAVPDADEDAATMAYEAATRALDAADRDGSDVAFLAFASTTPPLAEEDLSARLGGMLGVPADATRHVFTGSTRAGTRALDASLSAGPWGSEASGEREEVGLVVAADCPRGEPDSAEDHAAGAGAAALLLSESGAGEVTARAEYAEEFPGTRFRRAGSETVEGLGATGYERQAFTETLAGAVEQLEYDGGEIDAAAVQAPNGKLPYRAAGALGVETDRIQRCATVHELGDTGAASVPLSLAAALADGDERILAASFGSGAGADALLVETRGDGGEGGDGDESAVVAADLALSEGERVSYAEYLRKRGELTSGPPDGGGAYVSVPSWKRTLDQRHRLVAGRCPDCGALNFPPEGACNDCKTLVEEYDEVALTGEGRVEAATVISQGGAPPEFAEQQAQSGDFGVAVVALRGPEGGEASVPAQVVAADPESVEIGDGVETTMRRIYTQEGVTRYGFKVRPQGTQ, encoded by the coding sequence ATGAGCGACCGCGAATCCACCCCGCCCGAGGAGCAACCCGCAATCGAAGCGGTCGGAGCCTACGCGCCCCGATTCCGCGTCTCGGCCGAGGAGTTCGAGGCCGCGTGGGGGCAGTTCCACGCCGCGGGCGTCCAGTCGAAGGCGGTGCCGGACGCCGACGAGGACGCGGCGACGATGGCCTACGAGGCCGCGACGCGGGCGCTGGACGCCGCCGACCGCGACGGGTCGGACGTGGCGTTTCTCGCGTTTGCGTCCACGACGCCCCCGCTTGCGGAGGAAGACCTCTCGGCCCGACTCGGCGGGATGCTCGGGGTTCCGGCCGACGCGACTCGCCACGTCTTCACGGGGAGTACGCGCGCCGGGACGCGGGCGCTCGATGCCTCACTGTCGGCCGGACCGTGGGGTAGCGAGGCGTCCGGGGAGCGCGAGGAGGTCGGCCTCGTCGTCGCCGCCGACTGCCCCCGAGGAGAACCCGACAGCGCCGAGGACCACGCCGCCGGAGCGGGCGCGGCCGCGTTGCTCCTCTCCGAATCGGGAGCGGGCGAAGTCACCGCGCGCGCCGAGTACGCCGAGGAGTTCCCCGGCACGCGCTTCCGGCGCGCTGGCTCGGAGACGGTCGAAGGACTCGGTGCGACCGGATACGAACGACAGGCGTTCACCGAGACGCTGGCCGGAGCGGTCGAGCAGTTGGAGTACGACGGCGGCGAAATCGACGCCGCCGCGGTCCAAGCGCCGAACGGCAAGCTGCCCTACCGCGCGGCGGGCGCGCTCGGCGTCGAGACCGACCGGATTCAGCGGTGCGCGACCGTCCACGAGTTGGGCGACACGGGCGCGGCGAGCGTGCCGCTCTCGCTCGCCGCCGCGCTGGCCGACGGCGACGAGCGGATTCTGGCCGCCTCGTTCGGGAGCGGCGCGGGCGCGGACGCCCTGCTGGTCGAGACCCGCGGGGATGGCGGTGAGGGTGGCGACGGCGACGAGAGCGCCGTCGTCGCCGCCGACCTCGCGCTCTCCGAGGGCGAGCGAGTCAGCTACGCCGAGTACCTGCGCAAGCGCGGGGAACTCACGTCGGGACCGCCGGACGGCGGCGGAGCCTACGTCAGCGTGCCCTCGTGGAAGCGCACGCTCGACCAGCGCCATCGACTCGTCGCCGGTCGGTGTCCCGACTGCGGCGCACTCAACTTCCCGCCGGAGGGTGCCTGCAACGACTGCAAGACGCTCGTGGAGGAGTACGACGAGGTGGCGCTGACCGGCGAGGGCCGCGTCGAGGCCGCGACCGTCATCTCGCAAGGCGGGGCTCCGCCGGAGTTCGCCGAACAGCAGGCCCAGTCGGGCGACTTCGGGGTGGCCGTCGTGGCCTTGCGGGGTCCCGAGGGCGGCGAGGCCAGCGTCCCCGCGCAGGTCGTCGCCGCGGACCCCGAAAGCGTCGAAATCGGCGACGGCGTGGAGACGACGATGCGGCGCATCTACACGCAGGAGGGCGTGACTCGGTACGGATTCAAAGTTCGGCCGCAGGGAACGCAGTGA